Proteins from one Brevibacillus humidisoli genomic window:
- the yyaC gene encoding spore protease YyaC, with product MNQLDDHPGFSSPPFKVEYRDDSAVQQLSRQLTRRLRLKADQQDVVIICIGTDRSTGDSLGPLVGSKLQAYYPKHFHVYGTLEEPVHAVNLQEKLEMIEQRHPDRVTIAIDACLGQYTNVGSINVADGPLKPGAGVKKELPAVGSFHITGIVNVGGFMEYFVLQNTRLFVVMQMSEVIAKALFLTSIICGKDHSGNPDAIAPELPANQKQSY from the coding sequence ATGAATCAATTAGACGACCACCCTGGCTTTTCGTCTCCTCCCTTTAAGGTTGAGTATCGGGATGATTCAGCTGTCCAACAGCTATCTCGTCAATTGACACGTCGGCTGCGGCTAAAAGCTGATCAGCAAGATGTCGTCATCATCTGCATCGGTACAGATCGTTCAACCGGAGATTCACTCGGTCCGCTCGTCGGCAGTAAATTGCAAGCTTATTATCCAAAACATTTTCACGTTTATGGCACTTTGGAAGAACCCGTGCATGCTGTAAACCTGCAGGAAAAGTTGGAGATGATCGAACAACGGCATCCTGATCGAGTAACGATCGCGATTGATGCCTGCCTCGGTCAGTACACCAATGTCGGCTCGATTAACGTAGCAGACGGCCCACTCAAGCCAGGAGCAGGCGTAAAAAAGGAACTTCCCGCAGTCGGCTCGTTTCATATCACGGGCATCGTCAATGTAGGTGGGTTTATGGAGTACTTTGTGCTGCAAAACACCCGGCTTTTTGTTGTGATGCAGATGTCTGAAGTGATCGCTAAGGCATTATTTCTCACTTCAATCATCTGTGGGAAGGACCATTCGGGCAATCCCGATGCCATCGCCCCGGAACTGCCCGCAAATCAGAAACAAAGCTATTAG
- a CDS encoding DUF554 domain-containing protein: MIQQFWGNGTMLTGTVVNAAAILIGSLIGRFLSGIPEGTRQTVMQGIGLAVILLGLQMSFQTENILLVIASLVIGAVVGEAMRIEYRLQQAGRWLEQIIGKGNKEGRIATGFVTATLVYCIGAMAVLGSLDSGLRGNHDILYTKAMLDGFSAIIFTSTLGIGVAFSAIPVFLYQGAIALLSTQIYALLGQEMLDSMLVEVTATGGLLIVAIGLNILELRKINVANMLPAIFIAAAGVPFVRLLTDWVSF, from the coding sequence ATGATCCAGCAATTTTGGGGGAATGGAACGATGTTGACGGGTACCGTCGTGAATGCAGCAGCAATCCTGATTGGTTCGTTAATCGGGCGGTTTTTGTCAGGCATACCGGAAGGGACTCGCCAAACGGTGATGCAGGGCATTGGACTGGCCGTCATTTTGTTAGGGCTGCAAATGAGTTTTCAGACAGAAAACATTCTGCTGGTGATTGCCAGCCTGGTGATCGGTGCGGTAGTGGGGGAAGCGATGCGAATCGAGTATCGTCTGCAACAGGCGGGACGATGGCTGGAACAAATCATCGGGAAAGGGAACAAGGAAGGCAGAATTGCCACCGGTTTTGTTACAGCTACGCTAGTTTATTGCATCGGAGCGATGGCGGTTCTGGGATCGCTGGACAGCGGACTGCGAGGAAACCACGACATTTTGTACACAAAAGCGATGCTTGACGGATTTTCCGCTATTATTTTCACCTCCACACTGGGGATCGGAGTAGCTTTCTCGGCGATTCCTGTCTTTCTCTACCAAGGAGCGATAGCCTTGCTGTCGACGCAAATCTATGCCTTGTTGGGGCAAGAGATGCTTGACTCCATGTTGGTAGAAGTGACAGCCACCGGTGGCCTTCTGATCGTCGCGATCGGGTTGAATATCCTGGAGTTGCGCAAAATCAATGTGGCCAATATGCTGCCCGCTATTTTCATTGCTGCTGCCGGCGTACCTTTCGTGAGGTTATTGACAGACTGGGTTTCGTTCTAA
- a CDS encoding aminotransferase class V-fold PLP-dependent enzyme — MQVIYLDNAATTWPKPPRVKEMMAEVIDQYAANPGRGGHALAMKASKTLFRTRMQVSRLFGIKNPNDLFFYLNATQALNQAIKGFLKAGDHVITSSIEHNSVRRPLEYLRREKQVEISYVQPREDQLFYAEDFAKAIRPDTKLIVTSHASNLTGLILPIAEIGAVARANGIAFLVDVSQTAGILPINVETMGIDMLAFPGHKGLYGPQGTGGLYVRAEIELDPLIHGGTGSQSEAVDQPTTRPDRFESGTVNTVGLAGLLAGVEFVMEKGVENIQRHDWGLAKKTLQLLQEIPGVEVYGPDLSVERVGVVACNVSGADASEVSFILDQQYGIATRAGYHCTPLGHETAGTINQGAVRVSFGVFNTEQDVEQFVKAMREIAAAFHS; from the coding sequence ATGCAGGTGATTTATCTGGATAATGCCGCCACAACCTGGCCGAAGCCTCCCCGAGTCAAAGAAATGATGGCCGAAGTGATTGATCAGTATGCTGCAAACCCCGGCAGAGGCGGCCATGCCCTAGCGATGAAAGCGAGCAAAACACTGTTTCGGACACGCATGCAGGTTTCACGGTTGTTTGGGATCAAGAACCCGAATGACCTCTTTTTTTACTTGAATGCTACGCAAGCCTTAAATCAAGCCATCAAAGGATTTCTTAAAGCGGGTGATCATGTGATCACTTCCTCTATCGAACACAACTCAGTACGCAGACCGTTGGAGTATCTGCGCCGGGAAAAGCAGGTTGAGATCAGCTACGTACAGCCGCGTGAGGATCAGCTTTTTTACGCGGAGGATTTCGCCAAAGCGATTCGCCCTGATACGAAGCTGATTGTAACAAGCCACGCATCCAATCTAACAGGATTGATCCTGCCGATCGCTGAGATAGGAGCCGTAGCGCGTGCAAATGGAATTGCTTTCCTCGTTGATGTTTCCCAAACTGCTGGAATATTGCCGATCAATGTGGAAACGATGGGAATTGATATGCTGGCCTTCCCTGGACACAAAGGTTTGTACGGTCCACAGGGAACAGGGGGATTGTACGTAAGAGCTGAGATCGAACTTGATCCGTTGATTCATGGTGGGACGGGCAGTCAATCTGAAGCTGTTGATCAACCTACGACCAGACCTGACCGCTTTGAATCAGGAACAGTAAATACGGTTGGATTGGCCGGCTTGCTGGCAGGTGTCGAGTTTGTCATGGAAAAAGGAGTAGAGAATATCCAACGCCATGATTGGGGGCTTGCCAAAAAGACACTTCAACTGCTGCAAGAGATTCCGGGTGTTGAAGTGTATGGGCCTGATTTGTCTGTTGAGAGAGTCGGTGTGGTTGCCTGTAATGTAAGCGGTGCTGACGCCTCGGAAGTTTCATTTATCTTGGATCAGCAGTACGGCATTGCTACCAGAGCAGGGTATCACTGTACACCACTGGGTCATGAAACAGCCGGAACGATCAACCAGGGGGCGGTACGCGTTAGTTTTGGGGTGTTTAATACGGAACAGGACGTAGAGCAGTTTGTCAAGGCGATGAGAGAGATTGCTGCAGCGTTTCATTCCTAG
- a CDS encoding ParB/RepB/Spo0J family partition protein: protein MSKRLGKGLSALIPPNILEEGDQVTEVAVAEIRPNPYQPRKEFDPEALQELAESIKEHGIIQPLIVRKSIKGYELVAGERRLRAAKEAGLATVPVVIKTYSDQQLMEIALIENLQRENLNPIEEAEAYQKLIDHCSYTQDELAQKVGKSRPHVANMLRLLHLPERIRKLVSTSALSMGHARAILPVENHDLQWQLANDVIKQELSVRQLEEIVKELSVSRETKGKGKKPVKKEPMIHQMEERLRSRFGTLVQIRTGARKGKIEIEFYSNDDLERILELLES from the coding sequence ATGAGCAAACGATTGGGCAAAGGATTAAGTGCATTAATTCCACCCAATATTCTGGAAGAGGGGGACCAGGTTACGGAAGTAGCAGTGGCGGAAATTCGCCCCAACCCCTACCAACCCCGTAAGGAATTCGATCCGGAAGCACTTCAGGAACTAGCCGAGTCGATTAAAGAGCATGGGATTATTCAACCCTTGATCGTTCGCAAAAGCATAAAGGGTTATGAACTGGTGGCAGGGGAACGCAGACTGCGTGCTGCCAAAGAGGCCGGCCTGGCAACTGTGCCTGTCGTGATTAAAACGTATAGCGATCAGCAGTTAATGGAAATCGCCTTGATCGAGAATCTGCAGCGAGAGAATCTCAATCCGATCGAAGAGGCGGAGGCCTATCAAAAGCTAATTGATCACTGCTCCTATACGCAGGATGAATTGGCACAAAAAGTGGGCAAGAGCCGCCCACATGTAGCCAATATGCTCCGTTTGCTCCATTTGCCGGAACGAATCCGCAAACTGGTATCCACTTCTGCACTCTCGATGGGGCATGCCAGAGCGATTCTCCCTGTCGAAAATCATGATCTGCAATGGCAGTTAGCCAATGATGTGATCAAGCAGGAGTTAAGTGTACGTCAACTGGAAGAGATCGTTAAAGAGTTGAGTGTTTCACGTGAAACAAAAGGAAAAGGGAAAAAGCCAGTCAAAAAAGAACCTATGATACATCAGATGGAAGAACGGCTCCGCTCTCGTTTTGGCACATTGGTGCAGATTAGAACCGGGGCGAGAAAAGGGAAGATTGAGATAGAATTTTACTCCAACGATGACTTGGAGCGCATATTGGAACTTCTTGAAAGTTGA
- a CDS encoding ParA family protein has translation MGKVIAVANQKGGVGKTTTAVNLSACLASLGKKVLLVDIDPQGNATSGIGVNKADVRYCIYDVLINDINPLETTLPTGVEGLNIIPATIQLAGAEIELVPTLSREVRLKKALEVIKDKFDYVIIDCPPSLGILTVNSLTASDSVLIPIQCEFYALEGLSQLLNTIRLVQKHLNSSLAIEGVLLTMLDARTNLGIQVIEEVKKYFQEKVYRTIIPRNVRLSEAPSHGQAIISYDPRSRGAEVYTDLAKEVVGI, from the coding sequence TTGGGGAAAGTTATTGCGGTTGCAAATCAGAAAGGTGGCGTAGGCAAGACGACAACAGCAGTTAATCTAAGTGCGTGCCTTGCTTCTCTGGGAAAAAAAGTACTGCTTGTCGATATTGATCCGCAGGGAAACGCAACGAGCGGAATTGGCGTAAATAAAGCAGATGTCCGCTACTGTATTTACGATGTTTTGATCAATGATATCAATCCCTTGGAAACTACTTTGCCTACCGGGGTAGAAGGGTTGAACATTATTCCTGCAACCATCCAACTGGCCGGAGCAGAAATTGAGCTAGTGCCTACACTGTCTCGAGAGGTCAGGCTGAAGAAAGCGTTGGAAGTGATCAAGGATAAATTTGACTACGTGATTATTGATTGTCCTCCATCACTGGGCATTTTAACCGTCAACTCCCTCACCGCATCAGATTCCGTACTCATCCCGATTCAGTGTGAATTCTATGCTTTGGAAGGGTTAAGTCAATTATTAAATACGATTCGGCTGGTACAAAAACACCTCAACTCTTCGCTGGCTATTGAGGGTGTCCTGCTAACCATGTTGGATGCGCGAACAAATCTGGGAATACAAGTAATTGAGGAGGTAAAGAAATACTTCCAGGAAAAAGTGTACCGCACCATTATCCCGCGTAATGTGAGATTAAGTGAGGCACCTTCCCATGGACAAGCGATCATCAGTTATGATCCCCGTTCCAGAGGAGCAGAAGTGTATACCGATTTGGCAAAGGAAGTGGTCGGGATATGA
- the noc gene encoding nucleoid occlusion protein — MAVKDQFSRLFGFSDKAENEEIRQIPVDEIVPNPYQPRTIFDDEKLEELCQTIRTHGLIQPIVVRIRDNRFELIAGERRWRATKKLGMERIPAIIKEFNDTQTASIALIENLQREGLTAIEEALAYQKLIELHNLTQESLAQRLGKGQSTVANKLRLLNLPQPIQDALASRAITERHARALIPLKDGELQLRTLQDILERDWNVKQTEQRVKQLLESKDQPEQKERKPRLKAFSRDARIAINTFRQSIDMVLKTGLAVETDEEDHEEYYQFTIRIPKRKET; from the coding sequence ATGGCCGTGAAAGATCAGTTTTCTCGCTTGTTCGGTTTTTCGGATAAGGCGGAGAACGAAGAAATACGACAAATACCTGTTGATGAGATAGTGCCTAATCCCTATCAACCTCGAACGATCTTTGACGATGAAAAGTTGGAAGAGTTGTGTCAGACGATTCGGACACACGGCTTGATCCAGCCTATCGTGGTACGCATTCGCGACAATCGATTCGAACTGATCGCCGGGGAACGCAGGTGGCGGGCAACGAAAAAGTTGGGCATGGAGCGTATCCCTGCGATTATAAAAGAATTTAACGATACGCAAACAGCTTCGATTGCACTCATTGAGAACCTGCAGCGGGAAGGCTTGACGGCAATCGAAGAGGCATTGGCTTACCAGAAATTGATCGAACTGCACAATCTGACACAGGAGAGTCTGGCACAGCGACTGGGCAAGGGGCAATCTACGGTCGCCAACAAATTGCGCCTGCTGAATCTGCCACAGCCGATTCAAGACGCGTTGGCAAGCCGCGCTATTACGGAGCGCCACGCACGAGCTCTGATCCCGTTGAAAGATGGAGAACTGCAGTTGCGCACACTGCAAGATATACTGGAACGAGACTGGAACGTAAAGCAGACGGAACAACGGGTCAAGCAGCTGTTGGAGTCCAAAGATCAACCGGAACAGAAAGAGCGGAAGCCGCGCCTCAAAGCATTTTCCCGTGATGCGCGCATTGCGATCAATACGTTTCGGCAATCGATTGATATGGTCCTGAAGACAGGTTTGGCTGTGGAAACCGATGAAGAGGATCATGAGGAGTACTATCAGTTTACCATCCGGATACCGAAGCGGAAAGAAACCTGA
- a CDS encoding MgtC/SapB family protein: MNSLFETFFPPELPTILLRLTLAFIAGAIMGLEREWFYRDVHRQKAAGFRTYSLVCFGSCLFGLASIYGFSSTGVNNDPGRVAAQVVTGMGFLGAGAILKYNGEVKGLTTAAGMWVASAIGLLFSAGMYVTAIIAAFFAYLTLDFHRLFPRFFSFYIDDEDEEGDVAKEEGQKKKQQPGGS; encoded by the coding sequence ATGAACTCATTATTTGAGACCTTTTTTCCGCCGGAATTGCCGACGATCTTGCTGCGACTAACCCTCGCTTTTATCGCTGGGGCTATTATGGGACTGGAACGAGAATGGTTTTATCGGGATGTACACCGTCAAAAGGCTGCCGGATTTCGGACTTATAGTTTGGTTTGCTTTGGATCCTGTTTATTTGGGCTTGCTTCGATCTATGGCTTTTCTTCAACTGGTGTAAACAATGATCCGGGGCGGGTGGCAGCTCAAGTAGTCACCGGAATGGGTTTTCTGGGAGCGGGCGCTATCTTGAAGTATAATGGAGAAGTGAAAGGGTTGACCACAGCTGCAGGGATGTGGGTGGCATCGGCGATCGGTTTGTTGTTTAGTGCAGGGATGTATGTAACAGCGATCATCGCAGCCTTCTTCGCATACTTGACACTTGACTTTCACCGTCTGTTCCCTCGGTTTTTTTCCTTTTACATAGATGATGAGGATGAGGAAGGGGATGTGGCCAAAGAAGAAGGTCAGAAAAAGAAACAGCAGCCAGGTGGATCGTGA
- the rsmG gene encoding 16S rRNA (guanine(527)-N(7))-methyltransferase RsmG yields the protein MGKEQFAPRLAEQGISLAPSQLEQFNTYYRLLVEWNERMNLTAITAEDEVYLKHFYDSITAAFYFSFANVTTVADIGAGAGFPSLPLKICFPHLRVTIVDSLQKRIGFLEHLAKELGLDGVTMVHARAEDAGQNPQLRESFDLVTGRAVARLNILAEYCLPFVRVDGHFLAMKGANVSLEMNEAKKAIKTLGGKTVKVESFELPDDAGERNIIIIEKVASTAKTYPRKAGIPAKKPLC from the coding sequence ATGGGAAAAGAACAATTTGCGCCACGACTAGCTGAACAAGGAATCTCGCTTGCACCGTCTCAATTGGAACAGTTCAACACGTACTACCGTCTACTTGTCGAGTGGAACGAGAGGATGAACTTGACAGCGATCACGGCTGAGGATGAGGTGTACCTGAAACACTTTTACGATTCCATCACAGCTGCTTTTTATTTCTCATTTGCGAACGTTACGACAGTGGCAGACATCGGGGCTGGAGCAGGGTTTCCCAGTCTGCCGCTGAAAATCTGTTTTCCGCATTTGCGTGTCACGATCGTCGATTCCCTGCAAAAGCGAATCGGATTTTTGGAACATTTGGCAAAAGAACTAGGTTTGGACGGAGTGACAATGGTTCACGCCCGTGCTGAGGATGCCGGTCAAAACCCGCAACTGCGTGAGTCGTTTGATCTAGTGACAGGACGTGCGGTGGCCCGGTTGAACATCCTCGCAGAATACTGTTTGCCCTTTGTACGGGTAGACGGACATTTTTTGGCGATGAAAGGGGCCAATGTGTCGCTTGAAATGAATGAGGCAAAAAAGGCAATCAAGACACTTGGCGGCAAAACGGTCAAGGTAGAATCGTTTGAGCTTCCAGACGATGCAGGAGAGCGGAATATCATCATCATAGAAAAAGTGGCGTCTACTGCCAAAACATATCCGCGAAAGGCGGGAATTCCTGCAAAAAAGCCCCTCTGCTGA
- the mnmG gene encoding tRNA uridine-5-carboxymethylaminomethyl(34) synthesis enzyme MnmG — MKSTYDAGSFDVIVIGAGHAGCESALAAARMGCSTLLLTINLDAVAYMPCNPSVGGPAKGHVVREIDALGGEMGRNTDKTHIQMRMLNTGKGPAVHALRAQADKHAYSQTMKQTIEHTPNLIMRQAMVEELIVNNGICEGVITQTGARYQAKAVVLTTGTYLRGKIILGDLQYESGPNNMRPSVRLAHHLMELGFEMVRFKTGTPPRVHKSTVDFSQMEIQPGDPVPRAFSYETTQFIMDQLPCWLTYTNEQTHEMINSNLHRAPMYSGIIEGTGPRYCPSIEDKVVRFSDKPRHQVFLEPEGRETEEMYVQGLSTSLPEDVQLSMLRTMSGMGQVEMMRPGYAIEYDAIVPTQLWPSLETKRIEGLFTAGQINGTSGYEEAAGQGLMAGINAARKVQGKPAVILGREQAYIGVLIDDLVTKGTNEPYRLLTSRAEYRLLLRHDNADLRLTDIGYEIGLISEERYARFARKREMIQQEKERILNIRVRPDNPLVQEVLREAGTPELTEVIELAQLLRRPEMTYQHIQRISPPPTEIPEEVAEQVEIQIKYDGYIRKSLQQVEKMRKVEEKQIPEDIDYNEISGMSKEAREKMNQIRPLNIGQASRISGVNPADISVLMIYLEHYNRVVASKAE, encoded by the coding sequence ATGAAATCAACATATGATGCTGGTTCGTTCGACGTGATTGTGATTGGCGCCGGACACGCCGGCTGCGAATCGGCACTGGCAGCGGCGCGGATGGGCTGCAGTACGCTCCTGTTAACCATTAACCTGGATGCGGTTGCGTACATGCCCTGCAACCCCTCGGTTGGTGGACCGGCCAAGGGTCACGTCGTTCGTGAGATTGACGCGCTGGGCGGGGAAATGGGTCGGAATACGGACAAGACCCATATTCAGATGCGCATGCTCAATACCGGCAAGGGGCCGGCCGTTCACGCGCTGCGGGCCCAGGCTGACAAGCACGCATATTCCCAGACGATGAAGCAGACGATTGAGCATACCCCCAATCTCATCATGCGCCAGGCGATGGTAGAGGAATTGATTGTGAATAACGGGATTTGCGAAGGAGTCATTACGCAGACCGGTGCTCGTTATCAGGCAAAAGCGGTGGTCTTGACCACCGGTACCTATCTGCGCGGAAAAATTATTCTTGGTGATTTGCAGTATGAGAGTGGCCCAAACAATATGCGGCCTTCGGTACGATTGGCTCATCACCTGATGGAACTTGGGTTTGAGATGGTTCGCTTCAAGACGGGAACACCGCCACGCGTTCACAAAAGCACCGTTGATTTTTCCCAGATGGAGATCCAGCCGGGCGATCCCGTCCCTCGCGCCTTTTCCTACGAGACGACGCAGTTTATCATGGATCAGCTACCCTGTTGGCTGACCTACACCAATGAGCAGACTCATGAAATGATTAACAGCAATCTGCATCGTGCCCCGATGTATTCCGGTATTATCGAGGGGACGGGGCCGCGCTATTGTCCTTCGATTGAAGACAAAGTGGTTCGATTTAGCGACAAGCCACGTCACCAGGTATTTTTGGAGCCGGAAGGGCGGGAGACAGAAGAAATGTACGTGCAAGGGCTCTCCACTAGCCTTCCGGAAGACGTCCAGCTATCGATGCTGCGCACGATGAGTGGGATGGGACAGGTAGAGATGATGCGGCCGGGTTACGCGATCGAGTACGATGCGATCGTTCCGACACAGCTATGGCCATCACTGGAAACAAAGCGGATCGAAGGGCTGTTTACGGCTGGCCAGATCAACGGAACATCTGGATATGAAGAAGCCGCTGGTCAGGGCTTGATGGCCGGAATCAATGCTGCACGCAAGGTGCAGGGGAAACCAGCGGTTATTTTGGGACGCGAGCAGGCATACATCGGAGTATTAATCGATGATTTGGTTACCAAGGGAACCAATGAACCGTATCGACTGCTCACCTCACGGGCGGAGTACCGTCTGCTGTTGCGTCACGATAATGCTGATCTTCGGTTAACCGATATCGGATATGAGATCGGTTTGATTAGTGAAGAACGGTATGCTCGTTTTGCTCGCAAGCGGGAGATGATCCAGCAGGAAAAAGAACGGATCTTAAACATTCGCGTTCGACCTGACAACCCGCTGGTACAGGAAGTGTTGCGGGAGGCGGGAACACCGGAATTGACCGAAGTGATCGAACTTGCCCAACTGCTTCGTCGTCCAGAGATGACCTATCAGCATATCCAGCGCATCTCTCCACCACCGACAGAGATACCGGAAGAGGTAGCAGAACAAGTGGAAATCCAGATCAAATACGATGGATATATTCGCAAATCCCTGCAGCAAGTGGAGAAAATGAGGAAAGTGGAAGAGAAACAAATCCCGGAGGACATCGACTACAATGAGATCAGCGGCATGTCCAAGGAAGCACGCGAAAAGATGAATCAGATCAGACCGCTGAACATCGGTCAGGCATCGCGGATCTCAGGCGTCAATCCGGCTGATATCTCGGTGTTGATGATCTACCTTGAACACTATAACCGCGTTGTTGCCAGCAAAGCTGAGTAA
- the mnmE gene encoding tRNA uridine-5-carboxymethylaminomethyl(34) synthesis GTPase MnmE, whose amino-acid sequence MEMDTIAAVATPMGEGGIAIIRVSGPDSIAIVDKVYQGKELLSTVDTHTIHYGRLVDPKSGELVEEVLVSVMRAPRTFTREDVVEVNCHGGFVSVQRVLDLLLEAGARLAEPGEFTKRAFLNGRIDLAQAEAVIDLIRSKTDRAMKVALSQVEGKLSTLIQSLRQNLLSAMAHIEVTLDYPEHDVEEFTQNLLLTKCEEVKTDIDRLLGTAQQGKILREGLSTAIVGRPNVGKSSLLNSLVQEEKAIVTEIAGTTRDVIEEYVNVRGVPLRLVDTAGIRETEDIVERIGVDKSRKILQQADLVLLVLNYNEPLQKDDYQLFEAVQGLPVIVIVNKTDLPQRLEMEEVKQRFAEQPIILTSVKDQTGIEQLEEAIARLFFSGVVQQDDYTYVSNARHIHLLREARRAIDDAIAGIEDRMPIDMIQIDIKRAWELLGEVIGESVGEDLIDQIFSQFCLGK is encoded by the coding sequence TTGGAAATGGACACGATTGCCGCAGTCGCGACGCCAATGGGAGAAGGCGGAATCGCCATCATCCGGGTGAGCGGTCCTGATTCGATCGCGATTGTGGATAAGGTATACCAAGGAAAAGAATTGTTATCCACTGTGGATACACACACCATACACTACGGCAGGCTGGTTGATCCGAAGAGCGGAGAGCTGGTAGAGGAAGTGCTGGTCTCTGTGATGAGGGCACCGCGTACGTTTACTCGAGAGGATGTGGTGGAGGTAAACTGCCACGGTGGGTTTGTCTCTGTTCAACGGGTACTGGATCTGCTGCTGGAAGCCGGTGCCCGCTTGGCTGAACCAGGAGAGTTTACAAAACGCGCCTTTTTAAATGGACGGATCGACTTGGCGCAGGCTGAAGCCGTCATTGATTTGATCCGGTCTAAAACAGATCGGGCGATGAAGGTGGCACTCTCGCAGGTAGAGGGGAAACTCTCCACACTGATTCAGTCCTTGCGGCAGAATCTGCTGTCGGCGATGGCGCATATCGAGGTAACGCTGGATTACCCGGAACATGATGTGGAAGAGTTTACGCAAAATCTGCTGCTTACCAAGTGTGAAGAGGTGAAGACGGATATCGATCGTCTGTTGGGCACTGCACAGCAGGGCAAGATTTTGCGGGAGGGGCTATCGACGGCAATCGTCGGACGTCCCAATGTAGGAAAGTCGTCCCTGCTCAATAGCCTCGTCCAAGAGGAAAAAGCAATTGTTACTGAAATCGCCGGGACGACGCGAGATGTGATCGAGGAATACGTCAATGTCCGCGGTGTGCCGCTGCGATTGGTCGATACGGCCGGCATCCGGGAAACAGAAGATATCGTGGAGCGCATCGGCGTAGACAAGTCGAGGAAGATTCTGCAGCAGGCTGATCTGGTCCTGTTGGTGCTGAACTATAATGAACCGTTGCAGAAAGACGACTACCAGCTGTTTGAGGCGGTTCAAGGGTTACCGGTCATCGTGATCGTCAACAAAACCGATCTGCCGCAGCGTTTGGAGATGGAGGAAGTAAAACAGCGCTTTGCAGAGCAGCCGATCATCTTGACCTCTGTGAAGGATCAAACGGGTATCGAACAGTTGGAGGAAGCGATTGCCCGCTTGTTCTTTAGCGGTGTCGTGCAGCAAGACGACTATACTTACGTGAGCAATGCCCGTCATATTCACCTTTTGCGGGAAGCACGCCGGGCGATCGACGATGCGATCGCCGGAATTGAAGATCGGATGCCGATCGATATGATTCAGATCGACATCAAACGTGCGTGGGAGCTGTTAGGCGAAGTGATCGGTGAAAGTGTAGGGGAGGATTTGATAGACCAGATCTTTTCCCAGTTCTGTCTGGGAAAATAG